A single Oncorhynchus tshawytscha isolate Ot180627B linkage group LG01, Otsh_v2.0, whole genome shotgun sequence DNA region contains:
- the LOC112257644 gene encoding hormone-sensitive lipase — protein sequence MDWIAVFTSLEAVCKENITALSGPPDLPYGDVSRRLVTCMRKIQDHGRALEPVVSGITAVYHHYDFDSDTPGNGYRTLVKVLQSCLLHIIHNGRYIASNCHRAFFRANHNASEMEAYGSVLCQLRALLYIAQGMLHDNSPGQLYGEQDGELGRWLVREYASMHKACFYGRCLGFQFSPSLRPILQSLIISMVSFGESYEKQHSGLGMAAFSLLTSGKYVIDPELRGEEYERITQNLDMKFWKSFWNLTESELVSGFASLTSTLVQVNLTLTIPPEPLLLPLVSDPRLSTPVSPPVAHWGPGPVNMRLISYELREGQDSKELLAFARTEAPPISLSLVPFGAQKRPPSPWLLIHFHGGGFVSQTSKSHENYLKSWSKDLNVPILSVDYSLAPEAPFPRALEECFYAYCWALKNCHLLGSTAERVCLAGDSAGGNLCITVSMRAIACGVRIPDGIMAAYPATLLTIEASPSRLLTSFDLLLPLGVLSKCINAYTGVDSETVQLTEGISTLSALGRDTASLISDLSHGASKWIQSFIPAEVLGSWSSSHQRSLDKKAHQRSVLPCSPDSSSGPRDYPEGFEPLRSERLSVIQPPSCLTVKNPFVSPLLASDDLLRGLPHVHIVASALDALLDDSVMFARKLQNMGQPVTLRVVEDLPHGFLSLSGYAEEIKVASDICVERIREVFQQTTLPSCTRK from the exons ATGGATTGGATAGCTGTGTTCACATCCTTGGAGGCAGTGTGTAAggaaaacatcactgctctgtcTGGGCCTCCTGACTTGCCATATGGTGACGTGTCCAGGCGCTTGGTGACATGCATGAGAAAGATTCAGGACCATGGTCGTGCCCTGGAACCTGTGGTTTCTGGCATCACTGCAGTCTACCACCACTATGACTTTGACTCTGATACCCCTGGGAATGGGTATCGCACACTGGTCAAG GTGTTGCAGTCTTGCCTTCTGCACATCATCCACAACGGCCGCTACATTGCCTCTAACTGCCACAGGGCCTTCTTCAGGGCCAACCACAATGCCTCAGAGATGGAAGCCTATGGCAGTGTCCTGTGTCAGCTACGGGCCCTCCTCTACATTGCCCAGGGAATGCTCCACGACAACAGTCCCGGGCAGCTGTACGGAGAGCAGGACGGAGAGCTGGGCAGGTGGTTGGTGAGGGAGTATGCCTCCATGCACAAGGCCTGCTTCTACGGCCGCTGCCTGGGCTTTCAG TTCTCACCTTCCCTTCGTCCGATCCTGCAGTCATTAATCATAAGCATGGTCTCGTTTGGAGAGAGCTACGAAAAACAGCATTCCGGGTTAG GCATGGCAGCATTCTCCCTCCTTACCTCTGGGAAGTATGTCATCGATCCAGAGCTGAGAGGAGAAGAATATGAGCGGATCACCCAGAACTTGGACATGAAGTTCTGGAAGTCCTTCTGGAACCTCACCGAATCAGAGCTTGTATCG GGCTTTGCCAGTTTAACCTCTACCCTAGTGCAGGTGAACCTCACCCTGACCATACCCCCTGAACCGCTACTCCTCCCCCTGGTCTCAGACCCCCGTCTCTCTACCCCTGTGTCCCCGCCAGTGGCCCACTGGGGCCCTGGACCTGTCAACATGCGCCTCATCTCCTATGAGCTTCGAGAAGGACAG GACAGTAAAGAGCTGCTAGCCTTCGCTCGTACAGAAGCTCCACCCATTTCCCTGTCTTTAGTACCGTTTGGTGCCCAGAAGCGACCTCCTTCCCCCTGGCTGTTGATCCACTTCCATGGAGGAGGCTTCGTGTCCCAGACCTCCAAATCCCATGAG AACTATCTGAAGAGCTGGTCCAAGGATCTGAATGTCCCCATCCTGTCTGTGGATTACTCCTTGGCACCTGAGGCCCCCTTTCCCAGAGCCCTGGAGGAGTGCTTCTATGCCTACTGTTGGGCCCTCAAGAACTGCCATCTTCTGG GATCCACTGCTGAGCGTGTGTGTCTGGCTGGGGACAGTGCTGGGGGGAACCTCTGCATCACTGTGTCCATGAGGGCCATTGCCTGCGGTGTGCGCATCCCTGATGGAATTATGGCTGCATATCCTGCTACCCTGCTCACCATTGAAGCCTCGCCCTCCCGCCTTCTCACCAGCTTTGACCTACTGCTGCCCTTAGGGGTGCTCTCCAAGTGTATCAACGCCTACACAG gtgtagaCTCTGAGACGGTTCAGCTTACAGAGGGGATCAGCACGTTGAGCGCTCTAGGTAGAGACACAGCCTCGCTGATCAGTGACCTCTCACACGGGGCGTCCAAATGGATCCAGTCCTTCATTCCCGCAGAGGTCCTAGGGTCATGGTCATCTTCTCACCAGAGGTCCTTGGACAAAAAGGCCCACCAGAGATCAGTGTTGCCATGTTCACCCGACTCCTCCTCAGGCCCCAGGGACTACCCAGAAGGCTTTGAGCCCCTGCGCTCCGAGCGCCTGTCTGTGATCCAGCCGCCTAGCTGTCTCACCGTCAAGAACCCGTTTGTGTCACCCCTGCTAGCCTCTGACGACCTACTGCGTGGACTACCACATGTACACATAGTg GCCTCTGCACTGGATGCTTTGCTGGATGACTCTGTGATGTTCGCCAGGAAACTGCAGAATATGGGCCAACCAGTGACCCTAAGGGTAGTAGAAGACCTCCCACATGGCTTCCTTAGCCTATCGGGATACGCAGAGGAGATAAAGGTGGCCTCCGACATCTGCGTAGAACGAATCAGGGAGGTCTTCCAGCAGACAACTCTGCCTTCCTGTACTCGCAAGTGA